The genomic region CACTCACGTCCATTGGCACGGACAGCGACCGCCTCGGCACCTCCAGGTGCGCCGACCGGGCGAGGCGACGCCCGGACGGCCGCGAACACCCGGCCGGGTCGATGCGCCGCCACCGGGGGGACAGCCGGTGTCCGGACGGGACATGATGGGAACAGCCCGGTGTCTGGTTCACCCCGTCGGCCCGATCGAGGTGGTTGCGGTGGTCACGCCACGGCCCGCATCCGTGCGGCTGGGGAGCGAGGGCGCCCAGCCGGCGGTCGAGGCCGACCTCGAACCGCTGGCGGAGCTCCTCCTGTCGCTGCCCGATCGACTCGACGCCCACATCGGTGGGCTCTACCTGCTCTCGGGGGACCAGGACCTGCTCCATCTGCTGATCACCCTCGGTGCGGCCCGGCAGTTCACCCGGCCCTGGCAACGGGTCTCGCTGGCCGCGCCGATCCCGGTCGCCGAGGCCGCACGCGAGGACCGCTTGGTCTGGGTCGGCGGCGCGGAGGAGATGGCGCGCCGGTACCCGCAGGTCGCGGTCGCCATGCCGTACGCCTTCTCGCTGCTGGCCGCGCCCCTGGTAGCGCAGGACACCACCTACGGGGTCGTCTTCTTCCTCTGGCCCGCCGCGCATCCGCCCGTCCTGACGCCCGAGGAGCGCCAGGCCGTCCGGATCCTCGCCGCGGAGCTCGCCGAAGTACTGGCCAGGGCGGCCCGGTCCGGCCACTCCTTCCTGCCCCGGGCGCGCCCGCTGGCGATCGCCGTCGGCAACGGGAGGCCGCAGACCCTCGCCGAGACGGTCGCGCGGCTGCCCGAGGGAGTGTGCGGCATCGGCCTGGACGGCCGGATCGCCGTCGTCACCCCGGGCGCGGCCGAGCTGCTCGGCAAGCCCCCCGAGCGGCTGCTGGGCCAGCGGCCCTGGGTCGTGCTGCCCTGGCTGCGCGACCCGGTGTACGAGCACCACTACCGGGCGTCGGTGATCAGCGGCCAGCCCAACTCCTTCGTGGCGATGCGGCCGCCGGACCAGTGGTTGTCCTTCCATCTGTTCCCGGACCATGACGGGCTCACCGCCCGGATCTCCGTCGCCCACGTCACCCGGCGCGGGCTGCCCGTCTCCGAATCGACCACCGAGCAGCTTCCGCACACGCGGCCCGGAGCGATCTACCACATCCTCCACCTGGCCAGCGCGCTGACCGAGGCCGCCACCGTGCAGGACGTGGTCAGCATGGTGTCCGACCAGATCGTCCCCGCCTTCGGCGGCCAGGCCGTCGCGGTGCTGCTGGCGGAGAGCGGACGGCTGCGCATCATCGGCCACCGCGGGTACCCGCCCGGCCTCGTCGACCAGTTCGACGGCACTCCGCTGACCGAGCAGACCCCCGGGGTGCGGGCCGCGACCAACCCGGTGCCGGCCTTCTTCCAGACCCGGGCCGAGCTGGAACGGGCCTACCCCGGACGCCACGAGACCCAGGACGACATGGCCGCCTGGGCCTACCTGCCGCTGGTCACCTCGGGACGGTTGATCGGCACCTGCGTCCTGGCCTTCGCCGAACCGCACCGCTTCAGCATCGAGGAACGCGCCGTCCTGACCGCGCTCGGCGGCCTGATCGCCCAGGCGCTCGACCGCGCCCGGCTCTACGACACCAAACTGAACCTCGCCCAGGGCCTGCAGGACAGACTGCTGCCGCAGGCCCTGCCGAGCGTCCCCGGTCTCGAGACCGCCGCCCGCTACCTGCCCGCCACCGAGGGGATGGACATCGGCGGCGACTTCTACGACCTGATCCGCGTCGCCCCGGACACCGCGGCCATCGTCATCGGAGACGTCCAGGGCCACAACGTCCACGCCGCCGCCCTGATGGGCCAGATCCGCACCGCCGTCCGCGCCTTCGCCACGGCCGACGCCGACCCCAGCACCGTGCTCGCCCGCACCAACCGCCTGCTGGCCGACCTCGACACCACCCTGCTCGCCAGCTGCGTCTACCTCTGCGTCGACCTGGCGCGGCACGATGCCTGGCTGGCCGACGCCGGCCACCCCGTGCCGCTGCTGCGCAGTCCCGACGGCCGGGCCCGCCGCCTGGAACCGCGCAACGGCATGGTGCTGAACGTGGACCGCAGCGCCGAGTACCCCGTGACCCACCTGGCGCTGCCCGTCGGGACCACCCTGGTCCTGTACACCGACGGACTGATCGAGACGCCCGGAGCCGACCTGGACAAGGCCCTGGAACACCTCGAAGCCGTCCTCGCCCGCCACGGCGGCGAGCCGCTCGACGACCTCGCCGACGCGCTGATCGGCCAGGCCAGGAAGGCCGAGCACCGTACCGACGACATCGCACTCCTGCTGGTCCGTTCCGTCCCCCGATGAACCGCGCCCCGGGAAGGAGGTGGTTACCGTGGCACGCACCCCGTTGCTCGCCGTACACGGGATCTCCAAGCGGTTCGGCGCCGTGCAGGCGCTGTTCGAGGTCGACCTCGAGATCGCCGAGGGCGAGGTGGTCGCGCTCGTCGGAGACAACGGTGCGGGCAAGTCCACCCTGGTCAAGGCGGTGTCCGGGGTCTCCCCACCGGACAGCGGCGTGATCGAGTGGGAGGGGCGTCCGGTCGACCTCCGTCAGCCCTCGGACGCCCAGGGCCTCGGCATCGCCACCGTCCACCAGGACCTCGCGCTCTGCGACAACCTCGATACCGTCGCCAACCTCTTCCTCGGCCGCGAGATCCAACGGTTCGGCATCCTCGACGAGGTCAGGATGGAGCGGAGCTCCCACCGACTGCTCAGCCTGCTGTCCATCCGCCTCCCCAGCCTGCGCGTCCCGGTCGGCTCGCTCTCCGGCGGCCAGCGGCAGAGCGTCGCCATCGCCCGCGCGCTCATCGGCAAGCCCCGGGTCGTGATCCTCGACGAGCCCACCGCCGCCCTCGGCGTCGGACAGACCGCCCAGGTCCTCGAACTGATCGAGCGGCTGCGCGACCGGCACCTCGGGGTCCTCGTGGTCAGCCACGACCTGGAGAACGTGCGCTCCGTCGCCGACCGGATCGCCGTGCTGCGCCTCGGCCGAAACGGCGGCACCTTCGACACCAAGTACGCCACCCAGGAGCAGATCGTCTCGGCCGTCACCGGTGACCAGACCGTCGCCGTCGCCCTGCAGCAGAGCCTGCTGCCGCGGGGACTCCCCGAAACCAACGCCCTCGACGTGGCCTTCCGCTACCTTCCGGCCCAAGCCGGCGTGGGCGGCGACTGGTTCGACGTCATCCCGCTGCCGGGAAGCCGGGTCGCCCTGGTCGTCGGTGACATCGTCGGACACGGCCTGCACGCCGCCGCCACCATGGGACGCCTGCGGACGGCGGTGCACAACTACTCCATGCTCGACCTTCCACCCGACGAACTCCTCGCCCGCCTCGACGAGTTGGTCGGACAAATCGACCGGGACGGCAGCGGCGGCAGCAATGACCCGATCACCGGAGCGACCTGCCTCTACGCGATCTACGACCCGGTGTCCCGGATCTGCGAGCTGGCCCGGGCCGGCCACCTCCCGCCCGCGCTGGTGAGGCCCGACGGCACGGTGGAGTACCTCGACCTGCCGTCCGGGCCGCCGCTCGGCGTCGGCGGACTGCCCTTCGAGACACTGCGGCTCGACATGCCGGAGGGCAGCCAACTCGTGCTGTACACCGACGGGTTGGTCCGGAACCACCATCGGGACATCGACTTCGGCCTGGAGCTCCTGCTGGGCACACTGGCCGGCCGCGACCGGTCCCCGCAGCAGACCTGCGACACCGTCCTGGACGTCATGGTGCCGACGGTCCCCAGGGACGACGTCGCCCTGCTGGTAGCCTCCACCCGCACCCTGCCGGACGATCAGATCGCCCAGTGGGACGTGCCGTCCGATCCCGCCGCCGTTGCGCACGTCCGCGCCGCAGCCACCCGTCAACTGGCCAAGTGGGGCCTGGAAGAAGCCGAGTTCGCCACGGAGCTGATCCTCAGTGAGCTGATCACCAACGCCATCCGCTACGGCGCCGAGCCGATCCACACCCGCCTGCTCCGCGACCGCTCCCTGATCTGCGAGGTTTCCGACACGAGCGGTACCTCCCCGCACCTTCGCTACGCCGCCACCACCGACGAGGGCGGCCGGGGCCTTCTCCTCGTCGCCCAACTCTCCGAACGCTGGGGCACCCGGTACACCGCCACCGGCAAGATCATCTGGGCCGAACAGTCAATTCCCGCCCACACCGCCGGCGGACCCGACCCCGGCGACGCGCCGGCGCCGTGACCGCTCGCGTCGAGCAGCGGTCACCAGTCGCAGCCGGGCTCCAAAATGCGGCGGCACCCCGCGCCGAAGAACCAGCCGGGGTGCCGTGCTGCAGGTCAGCGGGGGTTTCCCCGCCTCATTCCGAGTGGGCCGCCAGGGGCTCGAACCCTGAACCTACGGATTAAAAGTCCGCAGCTCTGCCGATTGAGCTAGCGGCCCGGTGGCGAGGGTGTCGTCATTGCAGTACGGCACCTGCCGGGACGATCCTACCCGGTGATCCCCGACGGTTGGCCAGCACATTGCGGCTGTCCGGGCGCCGGGTCCAGGTGGGCGAGGCGGACGCGGCGCAGCCAGGCTTCGACGGGGGCGGGGTCGGGGGTGGGCGGGAGGGCGCCGGGGCGGGCCAGGCGTTCGGCGGCGGCGGCGAGCAGCGGCTCGGCCAGGGACGGGTCGGCGGCGATCCGCTCGCCCAACTCGCGCACCCGCTCGGGGTCGGCGAGTCGGACCTGCAGCTCGCCGGTCTCGTGCAGCAGCAGCGCCTGCTCGACCAGCCGCAGCAGGTGCCGGGCCGGCTTGGCCCGCCGCTCGGGCTCGCGGGCCCGCAGTTTGCGCAACTGCTGGTCGGCGTAACCGAGGTAGGCCGAGCGCACCGCGCCGGCGCTCAGGAAGCTGCGCCGAAGGCCGATCAGCTCCTCCCCGAGCGGGGTCCTGACCTCGTACAACTCATCGGGCAGCCAGACGAGTTCGGTCACCGTCGGATTCCCGGCCAGAGCCAGCCGGCACCACTTCGCCACCTCGTGGAAGGTCCGGTCCGGTTCGGTCGTGACCACCGACTCGCGCGGCCGGTCCAGTCCGTGCAACTCCTGTGTGGGCACCGCGAAGACGCCGAGCCGGTCCACGTCCGAACCCGGCCGCGCCAGCCCGTACGCGGTCGAACCGACCACGCCCGACAGCACCACCCGCACCCCGGCCACCCCCCTTCCGTCCAAGAGCACGCAGTCTCTCCCGGGCCGCACCGCCGGCGCATCCGGTTTAGCGGCAGTCGGTCTAGGGTCGAGTCAGACCGACCGAGAAGGAGCCCACGATGCCCACCATGCCCGCCGTCCCCACCTCCGCCATCGCCGCCGCCGGCCTGATCGGCGGCTACGGCACCGCGCGCTGGACCGGAAAGCGCGAACTCGGCGGCGCCGTGCTCGCGGCCGCCGGCGCGGGGGCCGCGTACCGCTGGCGGCGGCAGGCGGGCGGTACCACGGCGGCCGCGCTGACCGGCCTGTACGTGGCCGCCTTCGGGGGCTCGCACCCGCTGGCGAAGAAGATCGGCGCCTGGCCGTCGGTCCTGGCGGTGACCGGCGTGGTGGCGGCCGCCTCGACCCTGGCGGAGCGCCGGCAGCACGGCCGGTAGGGCCGACAGCGCAAACCGGCGTTCCTGACAGGCTCCTGACCAGGGGTGGTGACAGCGGCCCGGGAACGGGGCAGGATCAGAGTCGGCTACCGAGGTGGCCGTATGCGACAGCGGGGAGTTACCAGAGGGGATCTGCGGAGAGGTCGGGGGGCACGGCGATGGGCCAACTCAGCCATGGGGTCATGCTGTTCTGCTGGTGGACGGGTCTGGTGCTGCTGGTGGCCGGGGTGCCGGCGGCCGCCCTGCGGCTCACCCGGTTCGCCCGGCGCGGCACCGAGGTGCAGGGCACGGTGGCCGAAGTACGGGTGGAGCGGTGGCACGGGACGGACGCGGTGCGCCCGGTGGTGCGGTTCACCGATCCGGCCACCGAGCGGGAGGTGGTCGGCCGGCCGGCCTGCGGGCGGGTGCCGCTGGCGGGCTGGCCGGGGCAGCCGATCGCCGTCCGCTACCTGCCGGGGGACCCGGAACGGTTCCAGATCGGGCCGCAGACCAGCGTCCTCGACGCCGCGCTGACCAGCCTGCTGGTGATGACCCTCGGCTCGGTCGCGCTGGTGCTGACCCGGTGGACCGATCCGGACGCGATCGCGACCAGCACCGTGCTGGCGGCCTCCGGCCTGGCGCTCGGCACCGCGACCGCGCTGACCCGTCACGCCTCCCGGGTCGATCGGCGCAGCCGCCTGTGCGTCAAGGGAGTTGTCAGCCTCGGACAGGTCGTCGGCAGCTTCGTGGTGGACGGCGGCGGCGACCGCGCGCACAAGCACCACCCGGTGGTCAGCTTCACGGCGGCGGGCGGCCAACAGGTCACCGGCGTCGACCTGACCACCCACAGCCGCCACGGCTACCCGCCGGACGGCGCCCCGATCCCGATCCGCCACCTGCCGGAGGACCCGATGTCCTTCGGGCTGGACTGGACGGCCAAGCGACACCGCCCCCTCACGCCACGCCGTCCGCGCAACCCGGCCCGGGCCGCCGTCGGCCTGTTCGGCGCCCTCGCCTGCTGCGGTGCGCTGATCACGCTCGGCGCCACCCTCGCCAACCGCTGAGGGCCCGCCCCACCGGAGTGGAACGGGCCCTCAGCGAACCGGGTTCAGCGAACCGGGTTCAGCGAACCGGGTTCAGCGAACTGTCCGCGGTGACTACGACTCAGCAGTCACCAGGAGTCGGTGTCAGTTCTTCCAACGCGGCTTGCGGTCGCCGCCGTTGAAGCTGCCACCACGGTTGTCGCGGTCGCCGCCGAAGGAACGCTCACCGAACGAACGGCCGCCACGGTCACCGTAGGAGGAGCCGCCCTGCGGACGCCCACCCGAGCGGTGGTCGTCGCGACGGGCGAACGG from Kitasatospora azatica KCTC 9699 harbors:
- a CDS encoding SpoIIE family protein phosphatase; this encodes MVTPRPASVRLGSEGAQPAVEADLEPLAELLLSLPDRLDAHIGGLYLLSGDQDLLHLLITLGAARQFTRPWQRVSLAAPIPVAEAAREDRLVWVGGAEEMARRYPQVAVAMPYAFSLLAAPLVAQDTTYGVVFFLWPAAHPPVLTPEERQAVRILAAELAEVLARAARSGHSFLPRARPLAIAVGNGRPQTLAETVARLPEGVCGIGLDGRIAVVTPGAAELLGKPPERLLGQRPWVVLPWLRDPVYEHHYRASVISGQPNSFVAMRPPDQWLSFHLFPDHDGLTARISVAHVTRRGLPVSESTTEQLPHTRPGAIYHILHLASALTEAATVQDVVSMVSDQIVPAFGGQAVAVLLAESGRLRIIGHRGYPPGLVDQFDGTPLTEQTPGVRAATNPVPAFFQTRAELERAYPGRHETQDDMAAWAYLPLVTSGRLIGTCVLAFAEPHRFSIEERAVLTALGGLIAQALDRARLYDTKLNLAQGLQDRLLPQALPSVPGLETAARYLPATEGMDIGGDFYDLIRVAPDTAAIVIGDVQGHNVHAAALMGQIRTAVRAFATADADPSTVLARTNRLLADLDTTLLASCVYLCVDLARHDAWLADAGHPVPLLRSPDGRARRLEPRNGMVLNVDRSAEYPVTHLALPVGTTLVLYTDGLIETPGADLDKALEHLEAVLARHGGEPLDDLADALIGQARKAEHRTDDIALLLVRSVPR
- a CDS encoding SpoIIE family protein phosphatase, whose translation is MQALFEVDLEIAEGEVVALVGDNGAGKSTLVKAVSGVSPPDSGVIEWEGRPVDLRQPSDAQGLGIATVHQDLALCDNLDTVANLFLGREIQRFGILDEVRMERSSHRLLSLLSIRLPSLRVPVGSLSGGQRQSVAIARALIGKPRVVILDEPTAALGVGQTAQVLELIERLRDRHLGVLVVSHDLENVRSVADRIAVLRLGRNGGTFDTKYATQEQIVSAVTGDQTVAVALQQSLLPRGLPETNALDVAFRYLPAQAGVGGDWFDVIPLPGSRVALVVGDIVGHGLHAAATMGRLRTAVHNYSMLDLPPDELLARLDELVGQIDRDGSGGSNDPITGATCLYAIYDPVSRICELARAGHLPPALVRPDGTVEYLDLPSGPPLGVGGLPFETLRLDMPEGSQLVLYTDGLVRNHHRDIDFGLELLLGTLAGRDRSPQQTCDTVLDVMVPTVPRDDVALLVASTRTLPDDQIAQWDVPSDPAAVAHVRAAATRQLAKWGLEEAEFATELILSELITNAIRYGAEPIHTRLLRDRSLICEVSDTSGTSPHLRYAATTDEGGRGLLLVAQLSERWGTRYTATGKIIWAEQSIPAHTAGGPDPGDAPAP
- a CDS encoding nucleotidyltransferase domain-containing protein, producing MLLDGRGVAGVRVVLSGVVGSTAYGLARPGSDVDRLGVFAVPTQELHGLDRPRESVVTTEPDRTFHEVAKWCRLALAGNPTVTELVWLPDELYEVRTPLGEELIGLRRSFLSAGAVRSAYLGYADQQLRKLRAREPERRAKPARHLLRLVEQALLLHETGELQVRLADPERVRELGERIAADPSLAEPLLAAAAERLARPGALPPTPDPAPVEAWLRRVRLAHLDPAPGQPQCAGQPSGITG
- a CDS encoding DUF3592 domain-containing protein, giving the protein MLFCWWTGLVLLVAGVPAAALRLTRFARRGTEVQGTVAEVRVERWHGTDAVRPVVRFTDPATEREVVGRPACGRVPLAGWPGQPIAVRYLPGDPERFQIGPQTSVLDAALTSLLVMTLGSVALVLTRWTDPDAIATSTVLAASGLALGTATALTRHASRVDRRSRLCVKGVVSLGQVVGSFVVDGGGDRAHKHHPVVSFTAAGGQQVTGVDLTTHSRHGYPPDGAPIPIRHLPEDPMSFGLDWTAKRHRPLTPRRPRNPARAAVGLFGALACCGALITLGATLANR